Proteins found in one Leucoraja erinacea ecotype New England chromosome 34, Leri_hhj_1, whole genome shotgun sequence genomic segment:
- the vstm4a gene encoding V-set and transmembrane domain-containing protein 4a isoform X2 — protein MQSLGLVLVLAHLLAADFCVALSVVVTPRPVVEFSEGQRGSLFCRVSQQKWRNSYLSLVWLLSNPQHTSQRILRLNRTGHVQTFRNCREGHCELQFFQQGAAKVYVLIINEFRDTDEGHYRCKVQEIANLNRKWLSISNGDNATEVKVRLPQTTTMLAPPSTTQTWTVFEDSIQETSTLPIARKPKEEWKIFEDLYLYVTMVCSVGILSVTLFAAVLFCQILWNRKKRRARKYLTKGPSSSSGAMMPVAGSSSIFQNKSRMKKFAACDAPPPVPMKIPTREASAKRKFLKKHDTKSILPRIVEDSLTYAELELMPTQPSAPPVPSSPDPQRPNTVYAKIFFAKTQS, from the exons ATGCAGTCTCTGGGACTAGTGCTGGTGTTGGCACATCTCCTTGCGGCAG ATTTCTGTGTGGCCTTGAGTGTGGTTGTCACGCCGAGGCCGGTGGTGGAGTTCTCCGAGGGTCAGCGAGGGAGTCTATTCTGTCGTGTCTCTCAACAAAAATGGAGAAACAGTTACCTGTCCCTGGTGTGGCTGCTGTCAAACCCCCAGCACACCAGTCAACGGATCCTGAGACTGAATCGGACAGGACACGTGCAAACCTTTCGCAACTGCAGGGAGGGCCACTGTGAGCTTCAGTTCTTCCAGCAAGGAGCGGCCAAGGTTTATGTATTGATCATCAACGAGTTTCGCGATACTGACGAAGGGCATTACAGATGTAAGGTCCAGGAAATCGCAAACCTAAATAGGAAGTGGCTGTCGATATCGAACGGAGACAATGCCACAGAGGTGAAAG TACGCCTGCCACAGACCACGACAATGTTGGCCCCTCCGAGCACCACCCAAACCTGGACAGTCTTTGAAG ATTCTATTCAGGAAACTTCCACTCTGCCGATTGCCAGAAAAccgaaagaagaatggaaaatatTTGAAG ATCTGTATCTTTACGTGACAATGGTCTGCTCCGTCGGAATCCTCTCCGTGACCCTCTTTGCTGCCGTTCTCTTCTGTCAGATTCTCTGGAACAGGAAGAAGAGGAGAG CAAGAAAATACTTGACAAAAGGGCCCAGCAGCAG TTCGGGAGCGATGATGCCGGTTGCTGGAAGCTCCTCCATTTTCCAAAACAAATCCAGGATGAAAAAGTTTGCAGCCTGTGATGCACCTCCGCCAGTGCCAATGAAAA TACCAACTAGAGAGGCGTCAGCCAAGAGAAAGTTCTTGAAGAAGCACGATACCAAATCCATTCTG ccaCGGATAGTGGAGGACAGCCTGACCTACGCTGAGCTTGAACTGATGCCCACACAACCCAGCGCCCCACCTGTGCCCAGCTCCCCCGACCCCCAGAGACCCAACACCGTCTACGCCAAGATCTTCTTTGCAAAAACCCAAAGTTAA
- the vstm4a gene encoding V-set and transmembrane domain-containing protein 4a isoform X1: protein MQSLGLVLVLAHLLAADFCVALSVVVTPRPVVEFSEGQRGSLFCRVSQQKWRNSYLSLVWLLSNPQHTSQRILRLNRTGHVQTFRNCREGHCELQFFQQGAAKVYVLIINEFRDTDEGHYRCKVQEIANLNRKWLSISNGDNATEVKVRLPQTTTMLAPPSTTQTWTVFEDSIQETSTLPIARKPKEEWKIFEVSDLYLYVTMVCSVGILSVTLFAAVLFCQILWNRKKRRARKYLTKGPSSSSGAMMPVAGSSSIFQNKSRMKKFAACDAPPPVPMKIPTREASAKRKFLKKHDTKSILPRIVEDSLTYAELELMPTQPSAPPVPSSPDPQRPNTVYAKIFFAKTQS, encoded by the exons ATGCAGTCTCTGGGACTAGTGCTGGTGTTGGCACATCTCCTTGCGGCAG ATTTCTGTGTGGCCTTGAGTGTGGTTGTCACGCCGAGGCCGGTGGTGGAGTTCTCCGAGGGTCAGCGAGGGAGTCTATTCTGTCGTGTCTCTCAACAAAAATGGAGAAACAGTTACCTGTCCCTGGTGTGGCTGCTGTCAAACCCCCAGCACACCAGTCAACGGATCCTGAGACTGAATCGGACAGGACACGTGCAAACCTTTCGCAACTGCAGGGAGGGCCACTGTGAGCTTCAGTTCTTCCAGCAAGGAGCGGCCAAGGTTTATGTATTGATCATCAACGAGTTTCGCGATACTGACGAAGGGCATTACAGATGTAAGGTCCAGGAAATCGCAAACCTAAATAGGAAGTGGCTGTCGATATCGAACGGAGACAATGCCACAGAGGTGAAAG TACGCCTGCCACAGACCACGACAATGTTGGCCCCTCCGAGCACCACCCAAACCTGGACAGTCTTTGAAG ATTCTATTCAGGAAACTTCCACTCTGCCGATTGCCAGAAAAccgaaagaagaatggaaaatatTTGAAG TTTCAGATCTGTATCTTTACGTGACAATGGTCTGCTCCGTCGGAATCCTCTCCGTGACCCTCTTTGCTGCCGTTCTCTTCTGTCAGATTCTCTGGAACAGGAAGAAGAGGAGAG CAAGAAAATACTTGACAAAAGGGCCCAGCAGCAG TTCGGGAGCGATGATGCCGGTTGCTGGAAGCTCCTCCATTTTCCAAAACAAATCCAGGATGAAAAAGTTTGCAGCCTGTGATGCACCTCCGCCAGTGCCAATGAAAA TACCAACTAGAGAGGCGTCAGCCAAGAGAAAGTTCTTGAAGAAGCACGATACCAAATCCATTCTG ccaCGGATAGTGGAGGACAGCCTGACCTACGCTGAGCTTGAACTGATGCCCACACAACCCAGCGCCCCACCTGTGCCCAGCTCCCCCGACCCCCAGAGACCCAACACCGTCTACGCCAAGATCTTCTTTGCAAAAACCCAAAGTTAA